The Rhododendron vialii isolate Sample 1 chromosome 3a, ASM3025357v1 nucleotide sequence AAATTCAGCgtgtttaaaattattttgaacggttcgaattgaaaataaatattgacCGATAAAATTTCAccgatcaaaattaaaaacacattTCAGTCATTAATTGAGCGAATGAATGAATAAGATTGAGCGAAGCCGTGAAAAAGTTCTCTTATTGCAGTACAATCTCTTGCATGTACACCATTACTTCTTCTGTCATCTGTATAAtctggaaaaaaatttcaatgccgGTAGATATCACGTGGTTCGTGCTCGGCCTATTTGAGCAGTCCATTACGTTTTTAGACAGCTCAAATTTGAAGacagaaaaggaagagaaaatattGGGGTGAGAGAATTTTAATTCAAATAATCCAAATGAAATATTATACGATCCAAATGTATTGAGCGAGTATCACGTAAAATATAATAACTatccggcaccgaaaaatttctggTATAATCTAATTTCCACATgcacaaaaacagaaaataagagGAGACAGACACAGACTGTAACTCTCATCGAGAATATAATGATTGAAATTACCCCATCACGCAAAACCTTAAAACTACTCTAGTACTACTACCACTTGCACAAgtcacacctctctctctctctctctctctcctccctctcattGTCACACTTGTAGCAGTTGCTAAATAGTCCCACATCAAGACCACAATCACCGCCCCTCCTCCAAAGTCACAAactcctctctctgtctctctctaaaATGCCCATAAACCACTACCCCTCAGACCTCCCCCAATCACTCTGGTGGATACACCCCCAACAACCCCTCATGGACCCAACAACTCCCATTAAACCCTCAGACCACCACCGAACCGCCGCCAACGCCGCCTCCCCATTCTCCGCCCCTCTCAATTTCAACCTCAACCAATACAACGACGAGTTCGACAGCTCTCTCGACAGAGAATCTGAGAGCCCCGACAAGCGGCAATTGCGAATCGGCAACGACCAATTCAATCTGGACGTGATAAAAGAGCCGATGTTCGAGAAGCCGCTGACGCCGAGCGACGTGGGGAAGCTGAACAGGCTGGTGATCCCGAAGCAGCACGCCGAGAAGCACTTCCCGCTGGGATCGGGCGGGGGCGGAGGGAGCGGAGACTCGGGGGGGCTGCTGCTGAGTTTCGAGGACGAGTCGGGGAAGTCGTGGAGGTTCCGGTACTCGTACTGGAACAGCAGCCAGAGCTACGTGCTGACCAAGGGATGGAGCCGCTTCGTCAAGGAGAAGCGGCTCGACGCGGGGGACGTCGTCTTGTTCCTGCGCCACCGGGTCGACGCCGACCGGCTTTTCATAGGGTGGAGGCGGCGGGGGGCGGCGCCGGGTCAAGTACTGGTGGCGGGTGGGAGTGGGGCGGGAGTGAATAGTGGAGGTGGGGGTAGTGGGTGGGGCCGCCGCGTGTACTATTCTGCGCATGCTTATCCTGTGCACCCACAGCCAGCTCCTCATGGAAATGGGCCTTGTTTTCCCTACCAACCTGACTGTCTTCATGCAGGTATCGTTTTTCCACCCCTATCTTGTTTTTATCAGGAGCCTCTAGTTGATCTATTAATCTTTAGAGTAATCACGTAGCTTAAAAGCTCAAATCTCGAATTATACAGTAGTAGCTGCACGCTCTGCACGCTCAAAAATCTTTATAATATTATTTAATATTTTCCCAATTCCCCGATGCGAGACTTCACACATTTCgctagggaaaatgacggttcaggacgtattttgataattaatacccgctaagaacaagctaaaaatatttgttaatgctgaaaatgtccttgacggatattaattatcaaacacatCATATATGGCGGTCATTTTGCCTTCCGCCTATAAGCCCACGTGCATCGAACAGTTACGGTTTGATCAAAAAGCCCACGCATATCGAACAATTACAGATACGATTGCGTGATAAGCCCTCGTACATAAAATAGTCACGAACACGGGATACATAAGAACACAGGATACAGTTGGGTACGGGAGAGGTACTAGACTTTTCGATATACGGAGTAAATGTAATTGTATGTATGCATATGTGCATGAAATACATGCCCGTGTCGTACGCGTAGAAAAATATTCTACTCCTAGATATTGGTTTTATTAATAATTACTCAAAAATTAATGCCACTCCTAACTTTTAATTGTATTTTTGTATTCGATATTTTGGATGACGGAAAAAGAAGAGACAGTCATGCAATCAATGAGAAAATGATATACATTTGTTTTCCGGTTCCCGGACAAATGCGTATGCGCGCGCTCACACGTATTTTGAGCAAATATTTAATATCGCCCATTTTTTTCACTCCTTCAATGTGTTTTTATGGTTATAGTCCAATAAGAAATCACTAACGCGAATCGAAGTAAATGATCACTGGATCTAGCATTATTGGACACTTCCAGATACACACGCAtcaattttaagttttttattttatttttataaatgcatTTCAAATTGTATCTTCTACTTTCCCTATCTTCTAATGTGATTTGAGACCCGTATTGTGCTTAGTTTGAAACAGTTAAAGATATATTGTAAAGTGCATTTACAAGAGAGAGGAACGCAAAATCTAGCTACACAAACACGTATTGACTCCAGATACGCGCACATACATATCAATTTATGTTTGTAGTATACGATAAGTTCGATAGTATAAAAATCGTTTGCTGGGGAGGAAAAAGCTTTCGAACTCACTCTCATGTTTAAACTTTCCGTTTTActaaaatttcttcttttgataTTAATTTGAAAATCGATGAGTGGTAAATAGAATTAAACATAGCCaggttttgttgttgttgttgtgcgTCTATAAATGTGGGTGTTTAATGTTTAATTTCTAAATTAACAGGAGCAGGTGGGCAGAACCAAACGTCGTCCTCTAGCAAAAACTCCAAGACACTAAGGTTATTTGGGGTGAACATGGAGTGCCACCAGCAGCCGCCGTCGCTGCTGCCAGATGAGTCCGAGCCATCCACACCAGATGGTTCATCGACATCGAGCCAGGGCGGTCAACCCCACTACTACCACTACTCCACCAACCTACCTCATCCTTCTAGTTCTAACCACATGGTAAGTTACAAACTTCAAAACAATTCTGCCAAATGTTAATTACATTACACCATGATAATTTTGTCTTCTCTTTCATTTCTGCCATGTCATTTTAGATTCGTTTTCTATTAGTAAgacattttatttgttaagaaagAAACCCAGTTCGATTTAGGTTTTGAAAGAGACTTTTCAGAGTAACGAGAGGgtatttccactaacaaaaaatactaaaaactgaacgcattttatcatctcatttTCAGAGATAACAAATAGTATTTATTGGGAACCGTACACCAaaattttgagacccaaaatgaatAAGCCCAGTACTACTATAAAAATACCAAGAGTTAATGAAGAGATACGAATAGCTAGTGCAGTTTACCACAATGATTCTGTTGTTTCCTCTAATGAGACAAGTACACAAGTAGTACTCCAATAGTGTTTACTAATTTACAGACAAAATGTACACTATAGTAATACTGCTGGTTAGAGTTAGACTAGTACAGGCCCCACTTACTAATTAACAAGAAGATTTAAAGATCAAAattaaagaacaagaaaaacgtttgaccaaaaaaaaaatagaacaagaaAAACGTTTCCAGCTGAGGGTAAATTTCTTTAGGTCACCGACTCACCGCTCCAGCAAGTGAAACACAAATGCAAGTTACCAACCAAAATGGGTACACGTGGTGTACAGACGatggtcccacacaaataattcgatccgttgataaattttaaatcaatcttgtgaaaaatcaactcaatccaatcCAATAACTGGAAGTATTCGATCGAATTTTCTACCTTTCCATTCATAATACAGGCAAGGCTActcgaaaaaattattttaaaatttatcaacgGATTGGATCATTTATGTGGGGCTGTGAGTGAATCCCACACGTCATACGTACACCATCGTATGTACCCATTTGGTCAGTACTAATAGTCGGGTTGCAATTGAAAGCTTTTACAAAAATTTGTGGAATCACACGCAATGGTGGGATCGGTTtaggatttaaaaaataagacactaaaataacaaaaattgttcaaaaaaaaaagggaaaatgatatCAAGTCTAGTTCAATAAGTGAAGATCCCTTCTGGTAGCAATGATGTATGTAAGCAACTAGACACTTTTGGATTACTTTCTGAACTTAGGGAAACATTGTCTATTCCATAATAGTAACGCATAGACAGCTTTTGTATAACACAAATACATTCATAGATGCATGcatttatatatgtatgtatgtagagagaaacttattcacggagaaGCCGTAAATAAGTTCTTCACGGCTTCGCACAATCTTGCCCGTCCATTCGCGCAAAGAATGGTTGagattgtttttcaattttgaccggtcaaaattgattttcaattcggACCATctaaaaacactttggacgcgCACATTAACCTAGCTATGTCAGTTTATGAAAAGCTCTATAAAGAAGTTATTCTGATGTATGCATATGTAATTTATCTATTTAATTATAAGTGCCATATCTACATGTAGGAATCCTGGTCTTAGGGTAACCCCATGTGCTAAGATGCATTTTTCCACCCCACTTGAGAACATTTCACAACTGTGTGAAAGGAATTGGGGACACTTgcacaagaaaagaaaggggaagaaaCAGTGCATGATTGCTTTACATTGGCACATAAATCTACATCAGTACTATGTGGGGGGCCATCAGATCATCGACCATGCTGAGAGATAGATGACTTTTGCTGGGTCTCGCTAATCAGTGTGGTCCTGCCTTCCTAGCTAGCCAGCTAGAGATATGTATTGGAGCCCATAAAGTCAACAATGGAATTCAAGCAGAAGGTATATAGTTAGAAGCCAACCAGCGACAAaagggttggtttggtttttgagttacTGTTTGGAAGGAGGGTACCATCTTCTGCAATTGAACCTTTCATTGTAGTTCTAGTCTGAAGATAGGTTTGTCACGTGAATTGGTGGTCTCTGACTCTATAGAATGCTTGTGGTCTGTCTCCTAAAGTAAACCATAAATAGATGGAAATAACTTTTAGTTATGGTGTACTGTTTTACGCAAGTTattggatcctctccggtcccTTTATTGGATTGTTTCAGCTTGTTTTTGGTCCTTTCCATGCCCACatcaatgatccaaaccgttcactCTTCATGGAACATCGAAAACAATTATTGtacccaaaaatcaagttgatcggatGCCGTtagatattattttaaaatgcatttatcttgcCCGAAAAAGAGGGAGAATTGAA carries:
- the LOC131321389 gene encoding B3 domain-containing protein At2g36080-like isoform X3 — its product is MPINHYPSDLPQSLWWIHPQQPLMDPTTPIKPSDHHRTAANAASPFSAPLNFNLNQYNDEFDSSLDRESESPDKRQLRIGNDQFNLDVIKEPMFEKPLTPSDVGKLNRLVIPKQHAEKHFPLGSGGGGGSGDSGGLLLSFEDESGKSWRFRYSYWNSSQSYVLTKGWSRFVKEKRLDAGDVVLFLRHRVDADRLFIGWRRRGAAPGQVLVAGGSGAGVNSGGGGSGWGRRVYYSAHAYPVHPQPAPHGNGPCFPYQPDCLHAGAGGQNQTSSSSKNSKTLRLFGVNMECHQQPPSLLPDESEPSTPDGSSTSSQGGQPHYYHYSTNLPHPSSSNHMESWS
- the LOC131321389 gene encoding B3 domain-containing protein At2g36080-like isoform X2, producing the protein MPINHYPSDLPQSLWWIHPQQPLMDPTTPIKPSDHHRTAANAASPFSAPLNFNLNQYNDEFDSSLDRESESPDKRQLRIGNDQFNLDVIKEPMFEKPLTPSDVGKLNRLVIPKQHAEKHFPLGSGGGGGSGDSGGLLLSFEDESGKSWRFRYSYWNSSQSYVLTKGWSRFVKEKRLDAGDVVLFLRHRVDADRLFIGWRRRGAAPGQVLVAGGSGAGVNSGGGGSGWGRRVYYSAHAYPVHPQPAPHGNGPCFPYQPDCLHAGGQNQTSSSSKNSKTLRLFGVNMECHQQPPSLLPDESEPSTPDGSSTSSQGGQPHYYHYSTNLPHPSSSNHMAQDTNYLRGVNQMRYHQG
- the LOC131321389 gene encoding B3 domain-containing protein At2g36080-like isoform X1; protein product: MPINHYPSDLPQSLWWIHPQQPLMDPTTPIKPSDHHRTAANAASPFSAPLNFNLNQYNDEFDSSLDRESESPDKRQLRIGNDQFNLDVIKEPMFEKPLTPSDVGKLNRLVIPKQHAEKHFPLGSGGGGGSGDSGGLLLSFEDESGKSWRFRYSYWNSSQSYVLTKGWSRFVKEKRLDAGDVVLFLRHRVDADRLFIGWRRRGAAPGQVLVAGGSGAGVNSGGGGSGWGRRVYYSAHAYPVHPQPAPHGNGPCFPYQPDCLHAGAGGQNQTSSSSKNSKTLRLFGVNMECHQQPPSLLPDESEPSTPDGSSTSSQGGQPHYYHYSTNLPHPSSSNHMAQDTNYLRGVNQMRYHQG